A region of Anopheles merus strain MAF chromosome 2R, AmerM5.1, whole genome shotgun sequence DNA encodes the following proteins:
- the LOC121588822 gene encoding NAD-dependent protein deacetylase Sirt2-like, protein MSQEEHPAIAAAPSLPHLAPMLQCIGAGGGETDGDPTATLAAAAAAASTASAIAGVSVALTEPASDPTITPLGPSPPASIVNGAVGPEVAAAAAVGALPDFQHYDESEDDAEDPYHSESISIERIRQYLSDKLGFHTGDGFENENGSGGAARRRVLETVDIDGVLKHWKSGGFKKIVTMVGAGISTSAGIPDFRSPNTGLYNNLMKYNLPYPQAIFELEYLHQNPKPFFTLAKELYPGTFKPTPSHYFVRLLEQKGLLVRHYTQNIDTLERIAGIPEDKIVEAHGTFYTNHCLECKIAYSLEFVKEKIFADEVPTCPCGGVIKPDIVFFGEGLPERFHMLPHQDFAECDLLIIMGTSLTVQPFASLVEYVNDDCVRLLINRDKVGCNSFGFLRSMVFGEGLCFDLPGNRRDVAWTGNCDDGCFFLADQLGWGDELRKLVETEHAKIKPIRPIPTNAIVVSDGTVVDMEPTTDIHHTDDHCLVDDAECLLPEDEHFNDVADGLSGQAGGVVVCAGAGVDDSEGSVQAMATDPHHDHDEPAVLEPHHPNHPHHHHHHTTEPNSHHHHHHAQLHHHHAHHQHHPEQQQQQHEKMEEHHDDEEVVVEQHPKTTTMEDKT, encoded by the exons ATGTCCCAGGAGGAGCACCCAGCAATCGCTGCGGCTCCATCCCTTCCGCACCTTGCACCGATGCTGCAGTGCATTGGCGCGGGGGGCGGTGAGACGGATGGCGATCCAACGGCAACACTGGccgcggcagcagcggcagcatcgaCCGCGTCCGCTATCGCAGGTGTATCCGTTGCGCTGACGGAGCCTGCGTCGGATCCCACCATCACGCCGCTCGGTCCATCGCCGCCAGCCTCGATCGTGAACGGTGCCGTAGGGCCCGAAgtagccgccgctgccgccgtcgGCGCGTTGCCAGACTTCCAGCACTACGACGAAAGCGAGGACGATGCGGAGGATCCGTACCATTCAGAATCGATCAGCATCGAGCGAATACGACAGTATCTGTCCGACAAGCTCGGTTTCCATACAGGGGACGGGTTCGAGAATGAGAACGGTTCGGGTGGCGCTGCACGACGGCGAGTGCTAGAAACGGTTGACATTGACGGTGTGCTAAAGCACTGGAAAAGTGGAGGCTTCAAGAAGATCGTCACCATGGTCGGTGCCGGTATATCCACCT CCGCTGGCATTCCAGACTTTCGCTCGCCCAATACCGGACTGTACAACAATTTGATGAAGTACAACCTGCCGTACCCGCAGGCCATCTTTGAGCTGGAGTATCTGCACCAGAACCCGAAACCGTTCTTCACGCTCGCCAAGGAGCTCTACCCGGGCACGTTCAAACCGACACCGTCGCACTACTTCGTCCGGCTGCTCGAGCAGAAGGGTTTGCTGGTGCGCCATTACACGCAGAACATTGACACGCTGGAACGTATCGCTGGCATTCCGGAGGATAAGATAGTGGAGGCGCACGGCACATTCTACACCAACCACTGTCTGGAGTGCAAGATCGCGTACAGCTTGGAGTTTGTAAAAG AGAAAATTTTCGCCGACGAAGTCCCGACCTGCCCGTGCGGTGGCGTGATCAAACCGGACATCGTGTTCTTTGGCGAGGGTCTGCCGGAGCGGTTTCACATGCTGCCCCACCAGGACTTTGCCGAGTGCGATCTGCTGATCATCATGGGCACGTCGCTAACGGTGCAACCGTTCGCCTCCCTGGTCGAGTACGTCAACGACGATTGTGTCCGGTTGCTGATCAACCGGGATAAGGTCGGGTGCAACAGTTTCGGCTTCCTGCGCTCGATGGTTTTCGGCGAGGGGCTGTGTTTCGATCTGCCCGGCAATCGGCGTGACGTCGCCTGGACGGGTAACTGTGACGATGGGTGCTTCTTCTTAGCCGACCAGCTCGGATGGGGT GATGAGTTGCGAAAGTTGGTCGAAACGGAGCACGCAAAGATAAAACCGATTCGACCAATTCCCACGAACGCAATAGTAGTGTCGGACGGTACGGTCGTTGATATGGAACCGACCACGGACATTCACCATACCGACGATCACTGTCTGGTGGACGATGCGGAATGTTTGCTGCCGGAGGACGAACACTTTAACGATGTTGCCGATGGTCTTTCAGGGCAGGccggtggtgtggtggtgtgtgccgGCGCCGGTGTTGATGACAGCGAGGGAAGCGTCCAAGCAATGGCCACCGATCCACACCACGACCACGATGAACCAGCCGTACTAGAGCCACATCATCCAAACcatccccatcatcatcatcatcatactaCGGAACCGAAtagccatcatcatcatcatcatgcacagctgcaccatcatcatgcccatcatcagcatcatcccgagcagcagcagcagcagcacgaaaaGATGGAGGAGCATCATGACGATGAGGAGGTGGTGGTCGAGCAGCAcccgaagacgacgacgatggaAGATAAAACTTAA
- the LOC121588303 gene encoding DNA repair protein RAD51 homolog A produces the protein MAQMEKSLQSASTVEEEEDYGPLLIGKLEGNGITNGDIKKLAEAGFHTVEAVAYAPKKQLLAIKGISEAKADKILQEATKHVPMGFTTATEYHQKRSEIIQLTTGSKELDKLLGGGIETGSITEIFGEFRTGKTQLCHTLAVTCQLPVSQNGGEGKCLYIDTEGTFRPERLLATAERYKLVGADVLDNVAYARAYNTDHQMHLLMVASAMMAESRYALIIVDSATSLYRTDYSGRGELAARQTHLAKFLRMLLRLADEFGVAVLITNQVVAQVDGAAMFNPDPKKPIGGNIIAHASTTRLYMRKGRGESRICKIYDSPCLAEGEATFAINPDGIGDVKE, from the exons ATGGCTCAGATGGAAAAGTCCCTACAGTCGGCTTCGacggtggaggaggaggaagactATGGTCCACTGCTGATCGGCAAGCTGGAG GGCAATGGCATCACAAACGGGGACATTAAAAAGCTTGCCGAAGCCGGCTTTCACACGGTCGAAGCGGTAGCGTATGCACCGAAAAAGCAGCTGCTCGCAATCAAAGGCATCTCGGAGGCGAAGGCGGATAAAATTCTCCAGGAAGCGACGAAACACGTCCCGATGGGCTTTACAACGGCCACCGAGTATCATCAGAAGCGGTCGGAAATCATTCAGCTCACTACCGGGTCGAAAGAGCTGGACAAACTGCTCGGCGGTGGTATCGAAACTGGCAGCATTACGGAAATATTCGGCGAGTTTCGTACCGGCAAGACGCAGCTGTGCCACACGCTCGCCGTAACCTGCCAGCTGCCGGTCAGTCAGAACGGTGGCGAGGGCAAATGTTTGTACATCGATACGGAGGGCACGTTTCGACCGGAGCGGCTGCTTGCTACGGCCGAGCGCTACAAGCTGGTCGGTGCGGACGTGCTGGACAATGTGGCGTACGCGAGAGCGTACAACACCGACCACCAGATGCATCTGCTGATGGTAGCGTCGGCTATGATGGCGGAATCGCGCTACGCGCTCATCATTGTGGACAGTGCCACCAGCCTGTACCGGACCGATTACAGTGGCCGGGGCGAGCTGGCGGCTCGGCAAACGCATTTGGCCAAGTTTCTGCGCATGCTGCTGCGACTGGCGGACGAGTTCGGGGTGGCGGTACTGATCACGAACCAGGTCGTGGCGCAGGTGGACGGTGCGGCCATGTTTAATCCGGATCCGAAGAAACCGATCGGTGGAAACATCATAGCGCACGCGTCTACCACCCGGCTGTACATGCGGAAGGGTCGGGGCGAATCGAGAATCTGTAAAATCTACGACTCACCGTGTCTGGCGGAGGGCGAAGCCACGTTCGCGATCAATCCAGACGGAATAGGGGATGTGAAGGAGTGA